One window of Plasmodium relictum strain SGS1 genome assembly, chromosome: 14 genomic DNA carries:
- the PRP40 gene encoding pre-mRNA-processing factor 40, putative, producing the protein MQNSGNNNSINYGKNIMIPNMPNIPNAPNIPNSVNMQNISGSPNIPHSPNLPNIPNIPNLPNIPNLPNLPNIPSIPNLPSVPNNGINNQNVNNTHFLNNSINQMPMPFIPGMLHNVNTCDYYNKNMIHMNSIYDNYNPLMYAQPNNMNIPLPPNNIDNLNDMSMHMNLNMMKMYNKDLMLNKNPKTMSNNLMNLSNNMSLNYMNNYNIESHGWCEMVARNGRKFYYNSITKCSKWEKPDELKTPEELKISEKTKWKEYSCSDGRKYWHHEEKNISVWEEPEEIKKIKLECASAKDEGNNKDNKEENKKNAENETLTNDNMNKNNKTYEEINKNYGECNIKENNNINSHTNYIKESNLKNEINQNIYNNIDEKNKKIDKDNMVWEKFEDKNDAREHLKILFEEKNINPKMTWENALKILESDSRWLSLVILTKGEKRQLFSEYISHAVKRANENERRKRQKSREIIFQTLLNWDKLNERSSYIEFASEFYNEEWWNWITEKERDEIFQDFIDDYKHKFKEIRRKKRKKTVEVLKEKFQAYAEKKNPLKWKEIKVYFKDDEDFNSLHKIDALAAWESFFEKYHNQEKMELKKKVYRILRKKRDSFIELLNEYYEKNILNIKTQWIYFVSKIYKDPRYTDLLGQQGSSPRVLFEEFIESLQEQYLRHKAYIKKAYKEMEIVVDENTTFDNFLQTFSKVQNKYKIPHANMNFIYLSILKKIKEKKNKELKHINKVAKFLTKISELKPNMTYNKVISIIKCSSKWPIVCNLCPKEEQKLAAYNIWKSYINSKKKDHSNDSSNYNSNKNFKNSRRKETPKSSEDEEEAEEEEYDNKTQSKHKQYSKEDSDSSAQTIESLRTIDHPSSYLH; encoded by the coding sequence atgcaAAATTCAGGTAATAATAACAGTATTAATTATGGTAAGAACATTATGATTCCAAATATGCCTAATATTCCCAACGCGCCCAATATACCCAACTCAGTCAATATGCAAAATATATCTGGTTCTCCAAATATACCTCATTCTCCTAATTTACCAAATATACCTAATATACCTAATTTACCAAATATACCTAATTTACCTAATTTACCAAATATTCCCAGTATACCTAATTTACCCAGTGTACCAAATAATGGTATAAATAATCAAAATGTGAATAATACtcattttttgaataattcaATTAATCAAATGCCTATGCCTTTTATTCCTGGAATGTTGCATAATGTAAACACATGtgattattataataaaaatatgatacaTATGAATTCGATATATGATAATTACAACCCTTTAATGTATGCACAACCcaataatatgaatatacCTTTACCCCCAAATAACATAGATAATTTAAACGACATGTCAATGCATATGAATCTCAATATGATGAAAATGTACAATAAGGATTTAATGTTAAATAAAAACCCAAAAACTATGAGCAATAATTTAATGAACTTATCGAATAACATGAGcttaaattatatgaataattaCAATATAGAAAGTCACGGATGGTGCGAAATGGTAGCCAGGAATggaagaaaattttattataattctaTAACAAAATGCTCAAAATGGGAAAAGCCAGATGAATTAAAAACTCCCGAAGAATTGAAAATTTctgaaaaaacaaaatggAAAGAATATTCATGTAGTGATGGAAGAAAATACTGGCATcatgaagaaaaaaacatTAGTGTATGGGAGGAGCcagaagaaattaaaaaaataaaattagaatGTGCTTCTGCAAAGGATGAAggtaataataaagataacaAAGAGGAGAATAAGAAAAATGCAGAAAATGAAACATTAACCAAtgataatatgaataaaaataataaaacatatgaagaaataaataaaaattatggaGAATGCAATATCaaggaaaataataatattaacagTCATactaattatataaaagaatcaaacttaaaaaatgaaataaatcaaaacatatataataatattgatgaaaaaaataaaaaaattgataaggATAATATGGTATGGGAAAAATTtgaagataaaaatgatgCAAGAGAacatttgaaaattttatttgaagaaaaaaatataaatccaAAAATGACATGGGAAAAtgctttaaaaattttagaaaGTGATTCAAGATGGTTAAGTTTAGTTATACTAACGAAAGGAGAAAAAAGACAGTTATTTTCTGAATATATTAGCCATGCTGTTAAAAGAgctaatgaaaatgaaagaagaaaaagacaGAAATCAAGGGAAATAATTTTCCAAACATTATTAAATTGggataaattaaatgaacGATCATCTTATATAGAATTTGCTTCTGAATTTTACAATGAAGAATGGTGGAATTGGATAAcagaaaaagaaagagatGAAATATTTCAAGATTTTATTGATGATTATAAacataaatttaaagaaatcagaagaaagaaaagaaaaaaaacagttgaagttttaaaagaaaaatttcaaGCATATGCAGAAAAGAAAAACCCATTAAAGTGGAAAGAAATTAAAGTTTATTTTAAAGATGATGAAGATTTTAATTCTTTACACAAAATAGATGCTTTAGCTGCTTGGGAAAGCTTCTTTGAAAAATATCACAATCAAGAAAAAATGGAACTTAAAAAGAAAGTATATAGAATattgagaaaaaaaagagattcCTTCATTGAgttattaaatgaatattaCGAAAAGAATATCTTAAATATCAAAACACAGTGGATATATTTTGTctctaaaatatataaagatcCTCGTTATACAGATTTATTGGGGCAACAAGGGTCATCACCCAGAGTATTATTTGAGGAATTTATTGAATCTCTACAGGAACAGTATTTAAGACATAAGgcatacataaaaaaagcaTATAAAGAAATGGAAATTGTTGTAGATGAAAATACTAcgtttgataattttttacaaaCGTTTTCAAAAGTacaaaacaaatataaaattccACACGCTAATATGAACTTTATATATCTTTCTATacttaaaaagataaaagaaaaaaaaaataaagaattaaaacaCATTAATAAAGTAGCCaaatttttaacaaaaatttcGGAACTTAAACCGAATATGACATATAATAAAGTAATTAGTATAATTAAATGCTCAAGTAAATGGCCAATAGTATGCAACTTATGCCCAAAAGAAGAACAAAAATTAGCTGCCTATAACATATGGAAATCATatataaattcaaaaaaaaaagatcaTTCGAATGATTCATCAAATTATAactcaaataaaaattttaaaaattcaagAAGAAAAGAGACTCCAAAATCAAgtgaagatgaagaagaagcagaagaagaagaatatGATAATAAGACACAGTCAAAACATAAGCAGTATTCTAAAGAAGATTCTGATTCAAGTGCTCAAACAATTGAATCTTTACGTACTATTGATCATCCTTCTAGCTATCTACATTAG